Proteins encoded within one genomic window of Brienomyrus brachyistius isolate T26 chromosome 22, BBRACH_0.4, whole genome shotgun sequence:
- the pvalb8 gene encoding parvalbumin 8, which translates to MSLTSVLSADAIANALKECQAPDTFCHKKFFQTCGLTKKTSQEVKNVFRILDDDGSEFIEEDELQFFLQRFSPSARVLTESETKKFMLAVDEDSDGKIGIDEFEHAVLS; encoded by the exons ATGTCGCTCACGTCCGTCCTGTCCGCTGATGCGATCGCTAATGCATTGAAGGAGTGCCAAG CACCAGACACCTTCTGTCATAAGAAGTTCTTCCAAACATGTGGACTGACCAAGAAGACTTCCCAGGAAGTGAAGAACGTTTTCCGCATCCTTGACGATGATGGGAGCGAGTTTATTGAGGAGGATGAGCTCCA GTTCTTCCTGCAGCGATTCTCGCCTAGCGCACGTGTGCTCACAGAAAGCGAGACGAAGAAGTTCATGCTAGCCGTAGATGAAGATAGCGATGGCAAGATAGGCATTGATG AATTCGAGCATGCAGTTTTGTCCTGA